A window of Pantoea agglomerans contains these coding sequences:
- a CDS encoding helix-turn-helix domain-containing protein — MEKETAGERIRSRRKALNLTQKAVAEKISVSHVAISQWEKEETLPRGENLLRLAEVLGCAPAWLVDGDGPVFTVQMQMPVGLPLLEREQISDWLAEATQVDIVRRIASDCSYSATSFALTLWDSAMAPQCLRGDLLLIDPELPPQPGDLVLALYGEGEYALRKYRARSHNSFELVPLNEDYPLLCSSEQALSVLGTLVEWRRYRATSQ, encoded by the coding sequence ATGGAAAAAGAAACAGCGGGCGAGCGTATTCGCTCCCGACGTAAAGCACTGAATTTGACGCAGAAAGCAGTCGCGGAAAAAATTTCGGTTTCCCATGTGGCGATATCACAGTGGGAAAAAGAGGAAACGCTGCCGCGCGGAGAAAACCTGCTGCGGCTCGCGGAGGTACTGGGCTGCGCGCCCGCATGGCTGGTTGACGGGGATGGGCCGGTATTTACTGTACAAATGCAGATGCCAGTGGGTCTACCTTTGCTGGAGAGAGAACAGATTAGCGACTGGCTGGCCGAGGCGACGCAGGTTGATATCGTGCGGCGGATAGCCAGCGATTGCAGCTATTCGGCCACCAGCTTTGCCCTGACGCTGTGGGATAGCGCAATGGCGCCGCAATGCCTGCGGGGCGATCTGCTGCTCATCGATCCGGAGTTGCCGCCGCAGCCAGGGGATTTGGTGCTGGCGTTATATGGAGAGGGTGAATATGCGCTACGTAAATATCGCGCGCGCAGCCATAACAGCTTTGAGCTGGTACCTCTGAACGAAGATTACCCGTTACTGTGCTCGTCTGAACAGGCGCTCTCTGTGCTCGGAACGCTGGTAGAGTGGCGTCGCTATCGCGCTACGTCGCAGTAA
- the fliT gene encoding flagella biosynthesis regulatory protein FliT → MILAPQLITIYQQLLDLSQQMLRFAAEGEWDDLIKKEVDYVSAVQRLARSTEAASPSAQAQEQLRPVLRHILDNESEVKRLLQERMNELSTLVNQNARQKSVLSAYSKQGSVMVPMENQPLS, encoded by the coding sequence ATGATACTAGCACCGCAACTGATTACCATTTACCAGCAGTTACTCGATCTCAGCCAGCAAATGCTGCGTTTTGCGGCCGAGGGCGAATGGGATGATTTGATCAAAAAGGAAGTTGATTATGTCAGCGCGGTGCAACGGCTGGCGCGATCGACCGAAGCCGCCTCGCCCTCCGCGCAGGCGCAGGAGCAGCTGCGTCCGGTGCTGCGCCATATTCTTGATAACGAAAGCGAAGTAAAGCGCCTGCTGCAGGAGCGCATGAACGAGCTTTCAACGCTGGTTAACCAGAACGCCCGTCAGAAATCGGTGCTCAGCGCCTACAGCAAACAGGGCAGCGTGATGGTGCCGATGGAGAACCAGCCCCTCTCCTGA
- the amyA gene encoding alpha-amylase, with protein sequence MHNPTLLQFFHWYYPDGGKLWPEVAEKAPWLSEIGITMAWLPPACKGESGGYSVGYDSYDLFDLGEFDQKGSVATKYGDKQQLQAAVEALRAHNLGVLLDVVVNHKMGADEKERVRVNRVNPDNRDDISDEVIECEAWTRFSFPARAGKYSKFIWDYKCFSGVDHIENPDENGVFKIVNDYTADGWNDQVDSELGNFDYLMGANIDFRNNAVREELKYWARWVREQVPCTGFRLDAVKHIPAWFYKEWIDHVQEVADEPMFIVAEYWSFETDRLLEYIQQVEGKTLLFDAPLHMNFHQASTQGSEYDLSQIFANSLVQADPWHAVTIVANHDTQPLQSLEAPVEAWFKPLAYALILLREQGVPTVFYPDLFGASYEDEGGDGETHRVEMPAIPALEALIRARQAYGWGAQTDYFDHPNCVAFSRSGTAEQPGCIVIMSNGEEGEKSVTMGDGFAGKAWRDFLGHREEILTADEQGTVVVRCNGGSVSVWVLAE encoded by the coding sequence ATGCACAACCCAACGTTATTGCAATTCTTCCACTGGTATTACCCGGATGGCGGCAAACTCTGGCCTGAAGTGGCTGAAAAAGCCCCCTGGCTGAGCGAGATCGGCATTACGATGGCCTGGCTGCCGCCTGCCTGTAAAGGCGAGTCGGGCGGCTATTCCGTCGGCTATGACAGCTACGATCTCTTCGACCTGGGCGAGTTCGATCAGAAAGGCAGCGTCGCCACCAAATATGGCGACAAGCAACAGCTGCAGGCGGCCGTGGAGGCGCTGCGCGCGCACAACCTCGGCGTACTGCTCGACGTGGTGGTCAACCACAAAATGGGGGCCGATGAGAAAGAGCGCGTACGCGTTAACCGCGTCAATCCCGACAACCGCGACGACATCAGCGACGAGGTTATCGAGTGCGAAGCCTGGACGCGCTTCAGCTTCCCGGCGCGCGCCGGTAAATATTCAAAATTCATCTGGGACTATAAGTGCTTTAGCGGTGTTGATCATATCGAAAACCCGGATGAGAACGGCGTCTTCAAGATCGTCAATGACTATACCGCCGACGGCTGGAACGATCAGGTCGACAGCGAGCTGGGTAACTTTGACTACCTGATGGGCGCCAATATCGACTTTCGCAATAATGCGGTGCGTGAAGAGCTAAAATACTGGGCGCGCTGGGTCAGGGAACAGGTGCCCTGTACCGGCTTCCGCCTCGACGCCGTGAAGCATATTCCAGCCTGGTTCTATAAGGAGTGGATTGACCACGTTCAGGAAGTCGCCGACGAGCCGATGTTTATCGTCGCCGAGTACTGGTCGTTCGAAACTGACAGGCTGCTGGAGTATATTCAGCAGGTCGAGGGCAAAACCCTGCTGTTCGACGCGCCGCTGCATATGAACTTTCACCAGGCGTCGACTCAGGGCAGCGAGTACGATCTCAGCCAGATTTTCGCCAACTCGCTGGTGCAGGCCGATCCCTGGCATGCGGTCACTATTGTCGCCAACCATGACACGCAGCCGCTGCAGTCGCTGGAAGCGCCGGTCGAAGCCTGGTTTAAACCGCTCGCCTACGCGCTGATCCTGCTGCGCGAGCAAGGCGTGCCGACGGTATTTTATCCCGACCTGTTCGGCGCCAGCTACGAAGATGAGGGCGGCGACGGCGAAACCCACCGCGTTGAGATGCCGGCGATCCCGGCGCTGGAAGCGCTGATCCGCGCTCGTCAGGCCTATGGCTGGGGCGCGCAAACGGATTATTTCGATCATCCCAACTGCGTGGCGTTCAGCCGCAGCGGCACCGCTGAACAGCCGGGCTGCATCGTGATTATGTCGAACGGCGAAGAGGGCGAGAAAAGCGTGACGATGGGCGACGGGTTTGCCGGCAAAGCGTGGCGCGACTTTTTAGGTCACCGCGAGGAGATCCTGACCGCTGATGAACAGGGCACGGTGGTGGTGCGCTGCAACGGCGGCAGCGTCAGCGTCTGGGTGCTGGCGGAGTAA
- a CDS encoding DinI-like family protein, with product MFVELIYDKRNVAGLPGAREIILAELEKRVQRVFPDAEVRVKPMERNAIETDLSKNDKATVARIVEEMFDEAEMWLVAD from the coding sequence ATGTTTGTGGAATTGATTTACGATAAGCGTAACGTCGCCGGCCTGCCTGGCGCGCGTGAGATCATTTTAGCTGAGCTGGAAAAGCGCGTGCAGCGCGTCTTTCCAGATGCTGAGGTGCGCGTAAAACCGATGGAGCGCAACGCCATCGAAACCGATCTGAGCAAGAACGATAAGGCGACGGTGGCGCGCATTGTCGAAGAGATGTTTGACGAGGCGGAAATGTGGCTGGTGGCCGACTAA
- the yedD gene encoding lipoprotein YedD → MKKWMLTAALALAGCAQINSYQDAVQTPAPASLQGTWQTVGPQSGLRSDRALGTLIVNADGSTLDCRQWMRVIAKPGKLTLLSGDYVNVNRQSRVMPLELDGSELRYDGLTLRKVERPTIECQQALDEVAKQPKAAVIQNIEPEIMKSAITQANEAKS, encoded by the coding sequence ATGAAAAAGTGGATGCTGACGGCCGCGCTGGCGCTGGCCGGTTGTGCGCAAATCAACAGCTATCAGGATGCGGTGCAGACGCCAGCGCCCGCCAGCCTGCAGGGGACCTGGCAAACGGTCGGCCCGCAGAGCGGGTTACGCAGCGATCGCGCGCTGGGCACGCTGATTGTCAATGCGGACGGCAGCACGCTTGACTGCCGCCAGTGGATGCGCGTTATCGCCAAGCCAGGCAAGCTGACGCTGCTCAGCGGCGATTACGTTAACGTCAATCGCCAGTCGCGTGTGATGCCGTTAGAGCTGGATGGCAGCGAGCTGCGCTATGACGGGCTGACGCTGCGTAAAGTCGAGCGTCCAACGATAGAGTGCCAGCAGGCGCTGGACGAGGTGGCAAAACAGCCGAAAGCGGCGGTTATCCAGAATATCGAACCGGAAATCATGAAGTCCGCCATCACCCAGGCGAACGAAGCGAAGTCGTAA
- a CDS encoding TonB family protein, whose protein sequence is MKFPALLIATLLLSACATQPPDAVNQPNVVKQVRPSYPYYAWSHRIAGFVSFAFDVDAQGKVSEMRILQSEPRGLFEPYVIAAVSQWRYEKNKPVKDMKMTIRFTLRQETGPGSSTIIF, encoded by the coding sequence ATGAAATTCCCTGCCCTGCTTATCGCTACGCTGTTGCTCTCCGCCTGCGCCACTCAGCCACCTGACGCCGTTAATCAACCCAACGTGGTTAAGCAGGTGCGTCCCTCTTATCCCTACTACGCCTGGAGCCACCGCATTGCGGGCTTCGTCAGCTTCGCTTTTGACGTCGATGCCCAAGGAAAGGTGAGCGAAATGCGGATTCTGCAGTCAGAGCCGCGTGGGCTGTTTGAGCCTTATGTTATCGCTGCCGTCAGTCAGTGGCGCTATGAGAAGAACAAGCCGGTAAAAGATATGAAGATGACTATCCGCTTTACCCTGCGGCAAGAGACAGGGCCAGGCAGCAGTACGATTATTTTCTAA
- a CDS encoding DUF6388 family protein: protein MKTPEAYYAQAREMFFTAHADFQAALDELTESDARHANMSLRQLREWHAERIYAAFLRQKNLDGMIFSIQLAEPDKAVAAEAIENYLKSHAESLGMTWEEFCIKNEL from the coding sequence ATGAAAACGCCAGAAGCCTATTACGCGCAGGCGCGCGAGATGTTTTTTACCGCACATGCCGACTTTCAGGCCGCGCTCGATGAACTGACGGAGAGCGATGCGCGCCACGCCAATATGTCGCTGCGCCAGCTGCGCGAATGGCATGCGGAACGTATTTACGCCGCCTTCCTGCGCCAGAAAAATCTCGACGGCATGATTTTTTCGATCCAGCTGGCCGAGCCGGACAAAGCGGTCGCTGCCGAAGCCATTGAAAACTATCTGAAATCGCACGCTGAATCGCTGGGAATGACCTGGGAAGAGTTCTGCATTAAGAACGAGCTTTGA
- a CDS encoding RNA polymerase sigma factor FliA has translation MNDFYTAEGVMDKHSLWQRYVPLVRHEALRLQVRLPASVELDDLLQAGGIGLLNAVERYDALQGTAFTTYAVQRIRGAMLDELRSRDWAPRSVRRNAREVAGAMHQVEQTMGRAATEQEVADRLNVSMEEYRQILLDTNNSQLFSYDEYREEHGDSAELVTDGHEEANPLHQLLEGNLRERVIEAIEALPDREKMVLTLYYQEELNLKEIGAVLDVGESRVSQLHSQAIKRLRARLTGAR, from the coding sequence GTGAACGATTTCTATACCGCCGAAGGCGTGATGGATAAACATTCTCTCTGGCAGCGCTACGTCCCGCTGGTGCGCCATGAAGCGTTGCGTCTGCAGGTGCGTCTGCCAGCCAGCGTTGAGCTTGACGATCTGCTGCAGGCCGGGGGAATTGGCTTGCTGAATGCTGTGGAGCGTTACGACGCCCTGCAGGGGACAGCATTTACCACCTACGCCGTGCAGCGCATCCGAGGCGCAATGCTGGATGAGCTTCGCAGCCGGGACTGGGCGCCGCGCAGCGTGCGACGTAACGCACGCGAAGTGGCGGGCGCAATGCACCAGGTCGAGCAGACGATGGGGCGTGCGGCCACCGAGCAGGAGGTAGCCGATCGGCTGAATGTTTCGATGGAAGAGTACCGGCAAATTCTGCTGGATACCAACAACAGCCAGCTTTTCTCCTACGACGAGTATCGGGAAGAACACGGCGACAGCGCGGAGCTGGTGACGGATGGCCATGAAGAGGCTAACCCGCTGCATCAGCTACTTGAAGGGAATCTGCGTGAACGCGTCATTGAAGCGATCGAAGCGTTACCCGATCGCGAAAAAATGGTGCTGACACTGTACTACCAGGAAGAACTGAACCTGAAAGAGATTGGAGCGGTACTCGACGTGGGAGAATCACGCGTCAGCCAACTGCACAGTCAGGCGATTAAACGCCTGCGTGCCCGACTTACGGGAGCGCGCTGA
- the fliD gene encoding flagellar filament capping protein FliD, whose protein sequence is MASISTLGVGSGLDLSSILDSMQTAEKAALTPISNQQSSYTAKLSAYATLKSALTTFQTANTTLNNASLFSATTATSSSTAFSATTSGSTVAAGKYTISVSQLAQAQTLTSAVQSSNTAALGDSSASSRTLSIALADGSSKDITLTSAQTSLTGMRDAINGANAGVTASIIKVSDGSFRLSVSANESGSAKAVSTIKVTGDDTLAGIVGYDASASSSAMTQSVQAQNAKLTVNNVAIESSSNTISDALEGITLNLSDITSGTQTLTIASDTTKANAAITGWVSAYNTLQDTFSSLTKYTAVDVGADSQDSSNGALLGDSTLRTIQNQLKSLLTNAASSSTFKTMAQIGVTSNPTTGQLEVDSDKLRKSLKNNMSDVKEMIIGDGKTTGIATSVASNLTSWLSSTGIVQSATDGVSKTLNALTTQYNKVNDRINDTITRLKAQFTQLDVVMSSLNQTSSYLTQQFDSSNSSSKS, encoded by the coding sequence ATGGCAAGTATCTCTACCCTGGGTGTCGGTTCAGGCCTGGACTTAAGCAGTATTCTCGACAGCATGCAGACGGCGGAAAAAGCCGCCCTGACGCCGATATCTAATCAGCAGTCCTCTTATACCGCCAAACTGAGCGCCTATGCGACGCTGAAAAGCGCGCTGACCACCTTTCAGACAGCGAATACCACGCTGAATAACGCCAGCCTGTTTAGCGCCACAACGGCCACCAGCAGCTCAACCGCCTTTAGCGCAACAACGTCCGGCAGCACCGTCGCAGCAGGCAAATACACCATTAGCGTGTCGCAGCTGGCGCAGGCGCAGACCCTGACCTCGGCGGTACAGAGCAGCAACACCGCCGCGCTGGGCGACAGTTCTGCCAGCAGCCGCACGCTGAGCATCGCGCTGGCGGACGGCTCCAGCAAAGATATTACGCTGACCAGCGCGCAGACCTCGCTGACCGGCATGCGCGACGCCATTAACGGCGCTAACGCGGGCGTGACCGCCAGCATTATCAAAGTCTCAGACGGCAGCTTTCGCCTATCCGTCAGCGCCAATGAGAGCGGCTCAGCCAAAGCGGTCAGCACCATTAAAGTAACCGGCGACGATACGCTTGCGGGCATCGTCGGCTATGACGCCAGCGCCAGCAGTAGTGCGATGACGCAGAGCGTACAGGCGCAAAACGCCAAACTGACGGTCAATAACGTCGCTATCGAAAGCAGCAGCAACACCATCAGCGACGCGCTGGAAGGCATCACGCTGAATCTCAGCGACATTACCAGCGGCACCCAGACGCTGACCATTGCGTCGGATACCACCAAAGCCAATGCCGCGATTACCGGCTGGGTCTCGGCCTATAACACCCTGCAAGACACCTTTTCCAGCCTGACCAAATATACCGCCGTGGATGTGGGCGCTGACTCGCAGGACAGCAGCAACGGCGCACTGTTGGGCGACAGCACCTTGCGCACCATCCAGAATCAGCTGAAGAGCCTGCTCACCAACGCCGCCAGCTCCTCGACCTTTAAAACCATGGCGCAGATCGGCGTGACCTCCAACCCGACCACCGGGCAGCTGGAAGTTGACTCCGATAAGCTGAGAAAGAGCCTGAAAAACAATATGTCCGATGTGAAAGAGATGATTATCGGCGACGGCAAAACCACCGGCATCGCCACCAGCGTCGCCAGTAACCTGACCAGCTGGCTCTCCAGCACCGGCATCGTGCAGTCGGCGACCGACGGCGTCAGCAAAACGCTTAACGCCCTGACCACGCAGTACAACAAGGTGAACGATCGTATTAACGACACCATTACGCGGCTGAAAGCGCAGTTTACCCAGCTCGACGTGGTGATGAGCTCGCTTAACCAGACCAGCAGCTACCTGACGCAGCAGTTCGATAGCTCGAACTCCAGCTCGAAAAGCTGA
- the fliS gene encoding flagellar export chaperone FliS, with amino-acid sequence MYTANGIQAYAKIGVESAVMSANPHQLVNMLFDGALSALVRARLFMQDGNIEGKGLSLSKAINIIENGLKQGLSEESGDELTTNLLSLYAYMVRRLLQANLRNDVEAIVEVEALLRNIADAWKEITQPQPLIQDAV; translated from the coding sequence ATGTACACCGCAAACGGCATTCAGGCCTATGCAAAAATCGGCGTCGAAAGCGCCGTCATGAGCGCGAATCCGCATCAGCTGGTCAACATGCTGTTCGACGGCGCGCTCAGCGCGCTGGTTCGCGCCCGCCTGTTTATGCAGGACGGCAATATTGAGGGGAAAGGTCTTTCCCTTTCTAAAGCCATTAACATTATTGAAAACGGGCTTAAGCAGGGTCTCTCAGAAGAGAGCGGCGACGAGCTCACCACCAACCTGCTTTCGCTTTACGCCTACATGGTGCGACGACTTCTGCAGGCGAACTTGCGCAACGACGTGGAGGCCATCGTTGAGGTCGAAGCGCTGCTGCGCAATATCGCTGATGCCTGGAAGGAAATCACCCAGCCTCAACCTCTGATTCAGGACGCCGTTTAA
- the fliZ gene encoding flagella biosynthesis regulatory protein FliZ, protein MGAKSKARPLSRYLKDYKHSQSHCSHCGKVLDRMALVFRGQIINKEAIARMDQMIDEQLWLKLQPELTALCRFCSDIFCNTHPNYFDIMAFKQYLFEQTEMSHSTIREYVVRLRRLDDMLKAKNFPADRLSGNSWHACLENDLPDAGNNNYRIALRKYDQFLGWQRS, encoded by the coding sequence ATGGGAGCCAAATCCAAGGCCAGACCTTTAAGCCGTTATCTTAAAGACTACAAACATAGCCAGAGCCACTGTTCACACTGTGGCAAAGTACTGGACCGCATGGCGTTGGTCTTTCGCGGTCAGATCATCAATAAAGAGGCCATTGCGCGCATGGACCAAATGATTGATGAGCAGCTGTGGCTGAAATTACAGCCAGAACTGACCGCGCTGTGCCGTTTCTGTAGTGATATTTTTTGCAATACGCATCCTAATTACTTCGACATTATGGCATTCAAGCAGTACCTGTTTGAGCAGACGGAAATGAGCCACAGCACTATCCGCGAATATGTGGTAAGGCTGCGTCGTCTGGACGATATGCTTAAGGCCAAAAATTTCCCGGCTGACCGCTTAAGCGGCAACAGCTGGCACGCCTGCCTGGAGAATGATTTGCCCGATGCGGGAAATAACAACTACCGGATTGCGCTGCGCAAATACGATCAGTTTCTGGGGTGGCAGCGCAGCTAG
- a CDS encoding HNH endonuclease signature motif containing protein yields the protein MRFNYDLLPGEQLTFDEIALRYARQHPDEKALTVRGLLSPSTSYRTLRIRAVFASEESNSPLAELLFISDDNERKNYLRRFEHYLKSQQPFAYFRRSSEAQRDNLWQVMGESRVYAMIDPHSAAAQNLLASRGYQLVLMREDESEACWQLFDPQSNPCFPLSRPVQFIVVLSTPQHKAPAAVMAGMEVGRRVKASLLQRASQAEFLAALKARYGGCVMTGTRLTDRHSWPWVEACHIDTRENEEGGLADNSADNGLFLRSDLQRLFLNKLISIDGESGQIRFHPDAETRQSISPYYQDLEGQVCALWEAVPLATRQRLRASD from the coding sequence ATGCGCTTCAATTATGACTTGTTACCCGGCGAGCAGCTGACCTTCGACGAGATCGCGCTGCGTTACGCGCGGCAGCATCCCGACGAGAAGGCGCTCACCGTGCGCGGGTTGCTGAGCCCGTCCACCAGCTATCGCACCTTACGCATCCGCGCGGTATTCGCCAGCGAAGAGAGCAACAGTCCACTGGCGGAGCTACTGTTTATCTCTGACGACAACGAGCGCAAAAACTACCTGCGCCGCTTTGAGCACTATCTCAAGTCGCAGCAGCCTTTTGCCTATTTCCGGCGCAGCAGCGAGGCGCAGCGCGACAACCTCTGGCAGGTGATGGGCGAAAGCCGCGTCTATGCGATGATCGATCCCCATTCCGCCGCCGCGCAGAACCTGCTCGCCAGCCGTGGCTATCAGCTGGTGCTGATGCGGGAGGATGAGAGCGAGGCCTGCTGGCAGCTCTTCGATCCCCAGTCGAACCCCTGTTTTCCGCTCTCGCGTCCTGTTCAGTTCATCGTGGTGCTGAGCACGCCGCAGCATAAGGCCCCTGCAGCGGTCATGGCGGGCATGGAGGTGGGGAGGCGGGTCAAGGCGAGCCTGCTCCAGCGCGCCAGTCAGGCCGAGTTTCTGGCGGCCCTGAAAGCGCGCTACGGCGGCTGCGTGATGACCGGCACGCGCCTTACCGACCGTCATAGCTGGCCCTGGGTAGAGGCCTGCCATATCGATACGCGGGAAAACGAAGAGGGCGGCCTTGCGGATAACAGCGCCGACAACGGCCTGTTTCTGCGCAGCGACCTGCAGCGACTGTTTCTCAATAAACTGATAAGCATCGATGGTGAATCGGGCCAGATACGCTTTCATCCCGACGCGGAAACCCGGCAAAGCATAAGCCCCTATTACCAGGATCTTGAGGGCCAGGTGTGCGCGCTATGGGAAGCGGTGCCGCTCGCCACGCGGCAGCGGCTGCGCGCGTCTGATTAA
- the fliB gene encoding flagellin lysine-N-methylase, translating to MKEISVVEPLFFSEFKCAGSECLDHCCKGWDIYLDKPTVNRYLKSGDIKVRQLAEENIIKTKKSFDNWGTMKFSASGNCSFLDENSLCTIHKKMGEKALSPTCSTYPRAQKKTKYEIRNSLTLSCPEAVKGLLASPEAMLLNEHKSLRISALNAPEIDQPSRFINLLCSNLLLASGASIEQGLYGIAMLFLFAEKTGDSADKYTRLEEYFFSVLNLIQQGEMAANIDSIKPDYQLQWALLLRLQAYLGSHKAIRGSATLYHYVNKLIYIQSDVAEGNDVTVSMKRLASVWQNKLKPWLAERPHIMGNYLQYRMYHDSFPSHNGQSALANLYLLTAEWFLLRSLLSASMELVGTISEQDVINIIYSYHSVTKHDQISDKAFMREIEKSKVNDDLSLLHLLR from the coding sequence ATGAAAGAGATTTCTGTAGTTGAACCGCTATTTTTCAGCGAATTTAAGTGCGCCGGCAGCGAATGCCTGGACCATTGCTGTAAAGGCTGGGATATCTATTTAGATAAGCCCACCGTCAACCGCTATTTAAAGAGCGGGGACATTAAGGTGCGCCAGCTGGCGGAAGAAAATATTATCAAAACCAAAAAAAGTTTTGATAACTGGGGCACCATGAAGTTCTCCGCCAGTGGAAACTGCAGTTTCCTTGATGAGAACAGCCTCTGCACTATCCATAAAAAAATGGGTGAGAAGGCGCTGAGCCCCACCTGTTCCACTTATCCTCGCGCGCAGAAAAAAACCAAATATGAGATCAGGAACAGCCTGACGCTCTCCTGCCCGGAAGCGGTAAAAGGCCTGCTGGCCAGCCCTGAGGCGATGCTGCTGAATGAACATAAATCGCTGCGTATCTCCGCCCTGAACGCGCCGGAGATCGATCAGCCGTCGCGCTTTATTAATCTGCTGTGCAGCAATCTGCTGCTGGCCAGCGGCGCCAGTATTGAGCAGGGGCTTTACGGCATTGCGATGCTGTTTCTTTTTGCCGAGAAAACAGGCGACAGCGCGGATAAATATACCCGGCTTGAAGAGTACTTTTTCTCTGTTCTGAATCTTATCCAGCAGGGGGAGATGGCGGCCAATATCGACAGCATCAAGCCTGACTATCAGCTGCAGTGGGCCTTGCTGCTGCGTCTGCAGGCCTATCTGGGGAGCCACAAGGCGATTCGCGGGTCGGCAACGCTCTATCATTACGTCAATAAGCTGATTTACATCCAGAGCGATGTCGCTGAGGGCAACGACGTCACGGTATCGATGAAGCGTCTGGCCAGCGTCTGGCAGAATAAACTTAAACCCTGGCTGGCGGAGCGCCCGCATATTATGGGCAATTATCTGCAGTACCGGATGTATCACGACAGTTTCCCCTCCCACAACGGGCAGAGCGCACTCGCTAACCTCTATCTGTTAACGGCGGAGTGGTTCCTGCTGAGATCGCTGCTGTCAGCCAGCATGGAGCTGGTGGGCACCATCAGCGAACAAGACGTCATTAATATTATTTACAGCTACCACTCAGTGACGAAACACGATCAGATTTCCGATAAAGCTTTTATGCGTGAAATTGAAAAAAGCAAAGTTAACGACGATCTCTCGCTGCTTCATCTGCTGCGATAA
- a CDS encoding FliC/FljB family flagellin has product MAQVINTNSLSLITQNNINKNQSALSTSIERLSSGLRINSAKDDAAGQAIANRFESNIKGLTQAARNANDGISAAQTTEGALSEINNNLQRIRELTVQAQNGTNSDSDKASIQDEIKSRLSEIDRVSGQTQFNGVNVLAKDGKMSIQVGANDGETIDIDLKKIDSSTLKLDTLNVTGPQGTPTAAVAADFQKVYGTTSNVSKATVAEAGATDDLSTRLGLAAGGATVDASNVYKDDNGNMFAKVTIKSTSAAETNNLKANGFDIANGASQDFYVAVDPQAATTTAGGDTAAFKIDTKNINLSDFSTGATSDPLSKIDSAIASVDKFRSSLGAIQNRLDSAVTNLNNTTTNLSEAQSRIQDADYATEVSNMSKAQIIQQAGNSVLAKANQVPQQVLSLLQG; this is encoded by the coding sequence ATGGCCCAAGTCATTAATACCAACAGCCTCTCGCTGATCACTCAGAACAACATCAACAAGAACCAGTCCGCTCTGTCTACCTCTATCGAGCGTCTGTCTTCTGGTCTTCGTATCAACAGCGCTAAAGATGACGCTGCTGGTCAGGCGATTGCTAACCGCTTCGAGTCAAACATCAAAGGCCTGACTCAGGCTGCTCGTAACGCTAACGACGGTATCTCTGCTGCGCAGACTACTGAAGGCGCACTGTCAGAAATCAACAACAACCTGCAGCGTATTCGTGAACTGACTGTTCAGGCGCAGAACGGCACCAACTCTGACTCTGACAAAGCATCAATCCAGGACGAAATCAAATCTCGCCTGAGCGAAATCGACCGCGTATCTGGTCAGACTCAGTTCAACGGCGTGAACGTACTGGCTAAAGACGGCAAAATGTCTATCCAGGTTGGCGCGAACGATGGCGAAACCATCGACATCGACCTGAAAAAAATCGACTCTTCTACGCTGAAGCTGGACACCCTGAACGTGACTGGCCCGCAGGGTACGCCTACCGCTGCTGTTGCTGCTGACTTCCAGAAAGTCTACGGCACCACCAGTAACGTATCTAAAGCGACCGTGGCAGAAGCTGGCGCAACTGACGACCTGTCTACCCGTCTGGGCCTGGCAGCTGGCGGCGCGACCGTAGACGCTTCTAACGTCTATAAAGACGACAACGGCAACATGTTCGCTAAAGTGACCATCAAGTCAACTTCTGCGGCAGAAACCAACAACCTGAAAGCGAACGGCTTCGACATCGCTAACGGTGCAAGCCAGGACTTCTACGTAGCTGTTGATCCGCAGGCGGCAACCACTACTGCAGGCGGCGATACCGCAGCGTTCAAAATTGACACCAAAAACATCAACCTGTCTGATTTCTCAACCGGTGCTACCTCTGACCCGTTATCAAAAATCGACAGCGCGATCGCCAGCGTAGACAAATTCCGTTCTTCACTGGGTGCGATTCAGAACCGTCTGGATTCAGCGGTAACTAACCTGAACAACACCACGACTAACCTGTCTGAAGCACAGTCTCGTATTCAGGATGCTGACTACGCGACCGAAGTTTCAAACATGTCTAAAGCGCAGATCATCCAGCAGGCAGGTAACTCTGTGTTGGCGAAAGCTAACCAGGTTCCGCAGCAGGTTCTGTCTCTGCTGCAGGGCTAA